From the genome of Streptacidiphilus rugosus AM-16, one region includes:
- the murD gene encoding UDP-N-acetylmuramoyl-L-alanine--D-glutamate ligase — protein sequence MNWEKLHVTVAGLGVSGVPAAKVLHGLGAVVTVVDGGEGPRQQAQAEELRALGVTVRLGDGDSLPDDTELIVTAPGWPPYSPLFQAAEKLDIPVWGDVELAWRLRRPLPATGEPAPWLAITGTNGKTTTVRMLASILTAAGRRTAAVGNVGVSVLDAVLADEPYDVLAVELSSYQLHWAPSLRPYSAVVLNVAPDHLDWHGSMEAYTADKGRIYEGNVVACVYNVADEATEALVREADVEEGCRAVGFTLGAPALAQLGVVDGLLVDRAFIPDRRHAAAELASVEDVQPSAPHNIADALAAAALARAYGVEPRAVRDGLRAFRPDAHRIAFVAEVGGVAYVDDSKATNPHAAAASLAAYESVVWIAGGLAKGADMDDLVSAATPRLRAAVLMGADRAVIRAALERHAPHVPVFELPDGVTGEPAMRAVVDAAGGFAEPGDTVLLAPACASMDMFTNYGERGDMFAAAVHAL from the coding sequence ATGAACTGGGAAAAGCTGCACGTCACCGTGGCCGGCCTGGGCGTCTCCGGCGTCCCGGCGGCGAAGGTGCTGCACGGCCTCGGCGCGGTGGTCACCGTCGTCGACGGCGGCGAGGGACCGCGCCAGCAGGCGCAGGCCGAGGAGCTGCGGGCGCTCGGCGTCACCGTCCGCCTCGGCGACGGCGACTCGCTGCCGGACGACACCGAGCTCATCGTGACCGCTCCCGGCTGGCCCCCCTACTCGCCGCTGTTCCAGGCGGCGGAGAAGCTCGACATCCCCGTCTGGGGTGACGTCGAGCTCGCCTGGCGGCTGCGCCGCCCGCTCCCCGCGACCGGCGAGCCGGCCCCCTGGCTGGCGATCACCGGCACCAACGGCAAGACCACGACGGTCCGGATGCTCGCCTCGATCCTCACCGCGGCCGGCAGGCGCACGGCGGCCGTGGGCAACGTGGGCGTCTCGGTGCTGGACGCGGTGCTCGCGGACGAGCCCTACGACGTGCTGGCGGTCGAGCTCTCCAGTTACCAGCTGCACTGGGCGCCGAGCCTGCGCCCGTACTCGGCCGTGGTCCTCAACGTGGCCCCCGACCATCTCGACTGGCACGGCTCGATGGAGGCCTACACGGCCGACAAGGGCCGGATCTACGAGGGCAACGTGGTCGCCTGCGTCTACAACGTCGCCGACGAGGCGACGGAGGCGCTGGTCCGCGAGGCGGACGTGGAGGAGGGCTGCCGGGCCGTCGGCTTCACGCTGGGCGCGCCCGCGCTGGCCCAGCTGGGCGTGGTGGACGGCCTGCTGGTCGACCGCGCCTTCATCCCTGACCGCCGGCACGCGGCCGCGGAGCTGGCCTCGGTCGAGGACGTCCAGCCGAGCGCCCCGCACAACATCGCCGACGCGCTGGCCGCGGCGGCGCTGGCCCGCGCCTACGGCGTCGAACCCCGCGCCGTCCGCGACGGCCTGCGGGCCTTCCGGCCCGACGCGCACCGGATCGCCTTCGTGGCGGAGGTGGGCGGCGTGGCCTACGTGGACGACTCCAAGGCGACGAACCCGCATGCCGCGGCGGCGTCGCTGGCGGCGTACGAGTCGGTGGTCTGGATCGCCGGCGGCCTGGCCAAGGGCGCGGACATGGACGACCTGGTCTCCGCGGCGACGCCGCGGCTCCGCGCCGCGGTCCTGATGGGCGCGGACCGCGCCGTCATCCGCGCCGCGCTGGAGCGGCACGCGCCGCACGTCCCGGTCTTCGAACTCCCCGACGGCGTCACCGGCGAACCCGCGATGCGCGCGGTCGTCGACGCGGCGGGCGGCTTCGCCGAACCGGGCGACACCGTTCTGCTGGCCCCGGCCTGCGCGTCGATGGACATGTTCACCAACTACGGCGAACGCGGCGACATGTTCGCTGCCGCGGTCCACGCGCTGTAA
- the murG gene encoding undecaprenyldiphospho-muramoylpentapeptide beta-N-acetylglucosaminyltransferase: MHVVLAGGGTAGHIEPALALADALRRNDPTVGITALGTSQGLETRLVPERGYELALIPKVALPRKPSGDLITLPGRLRNTVKAVQDVLERTKADAVVGFGGYVAMSAYFAAKRSGVPIVIHEANARPGVANKIGSRYTDFVAVATPDSKFRDARYIGIPLRHTIATLDRGLARPQARQYFGLEQNLPTLLVSGGSQGARRLNETIQAVAPRLQQYGVQILHAVGPKNEVPHSDDLPGMPPYRAVPYIDRMDLAYSAADLMLCRAGAMTVAELAAVGLPGAFVPLPIGNGEQRLNAQPVVRAGGGLLVDDAELTADWVLSQLLPVLTDPQRLWQMSHAAAEFGRRDADQLLAQMVYEAIEAHRGSARRRG; encoded by the coding sequence GTGCATGTCGTACTCGCCGGCGGTGGCACCGCCGGGCATATCGAGCCCGCACTGGCATTGGCGGACGCGCTGCGGCGCAACGACCCCACGGTCGGCATCACCGCGCTGGGCACCTCGCAGGGTCTGGAGACGCGGCTGGTCCCCGAACGCGGGTACGAGCTCGCGTTGATCCCCAAGGTCGCCCTGCCGCGCAAGCCCTCCGGCGACCTGATCACCCTGCCGGGACGGCTGCGCAACACCGTCAAGGCGGTCCAGGACGTGCTGGAGCGGACCAAGGCCGACGCCGTCGTCGGCTTCGGCGGCTACGTCGCCATGTCCGCCTACTTCGCGGCCAAGCGCAGCGGCGTGCCGATCGTGATCCACGAGGCCAACGCCCGTCCCGGCGTCGCCAACAAGATCGGTTCCCGCTACACCGACTTCGTGGCCGTGGCCACCCCGGACAGCAAGTTCCGCGACGCCCGCTACATCGGCATCCCGCTGCGGCACACCATCGCCACCCTCGACCGCGGCCTGGCCCGACCGCAGGCGCGGCAGTACTTCGGCCTGGAGCAGAACCTGCCGACCCTGCTGGTCTCCGGCGGCTCCCAGGGCGCCCGGCGGCTCAACGAGACCATCCAGGCCGTCGCGCCGCGGCTGCAGCAGTACGGCGTGCAGATCCTGCACGCCGTCGGACCCAAGAACGAGGTCCCGCACAGCGACGACCTGCCGGGCATGCCGCCCTACCGGGCGGTGCCGTACATCGACCGGATGGACCTGGCCTACTCGGCCGCCGATCTGATGCTCTGCCGGGCCGGCGCCATGACCGTCGCCGAGCTGGCCGCCGTCGGCCTGCCGGGCGCCTTCGTGCCGCTGCCGATCGGCAACGGCGAGCAGCGCCTCAACGCCCAGCCCGTCGTCCGTGCGGGCGGCGGCCTGCTGGTGGACGACGCCGAGCTGACCGCGGACTGGGTGCTCTCGCAGCTGCTGCCGGTGCTGACCGACCCGCAGCGGCTGTGGCAGATGAGCCACGCCGCCGCCGAGTTCGGCCGCCGCGACGCGGACCAGCTGCTGGCTCAGATGGTCTACGAGGCGATCGAGGCCCACCGGGGGAGCGCCCGCCGTCGTGGCTGA
- a CDS encoding YggT family protein — translation MSVVWQVLYIVLMCFFVLLLARMVMDWVQFFARDWQPGRAMVVLLESIYTVTDPPLKLLRRWIHPVRIGGMALDLAFMLLIIIVLILIQVVGAL, via the coding sequence GTGAGCGTTGTATGGCAGGTGCTGTACATCGTGCTGATGTGTTTCTTCGTCCTGCTGCTGGCGCGCATGGTGATGGACTGGGTCCAGTTCTTCGCTCGCGACTGGCAGCCGGGACGGGCCATGGTCGTCCTGCTCGAAAGCATCTACACCGTCACGGATCCCCCTCTCAAACTCCTGCGCAGGTGGATCCATCCGGTACGGATCGGAGGCATGGCCCTCGATCTGGCCTTCATGCTGCTGATCATCATTGTGTTGATTTTGATCCAGGTCGTGGGGGCGCTGTGA
- a CDS encoding YggS family pyridoxal phosphate-dependent enzyme, whose product MTNLTSAERLAELRANLTSVEARIDAACAAVGRPRDEVTLVVVTKTYPASDTRLLAELGVRDVAENRDQDAAPKAAECRDLSLEWHFVGQLQTNKVRSVLRYADRVHSVDRLRLVSALSAEVVKSGRSELGCLIQVGLESETPEGEHRGGAAPSEVGALADAVAAAPGLRLDGVMAVAPLVGPFAGDPRRAFGRLAEIASRVREAHPAATMVSAGMSGDLEEAIAAGATHVRVGTAVLGARQALR is encoded by the coding sequence GTGACAAATCTGACATCTGCGGAGCGTCTCGCCGAACTCAGGGCGAATCTGACATCCGTCGAGGCGCGCATCGACGCCGCCTGCGCCGCCGTCGGCCGACCGCGCGACGAGGTCACGCTGGTCGTGGTCACCAAGACCTATCCCGCCTCCGACACCCGGCTCCTCGCCGAACTCGGGGTCCGCGACGTCGCCGAGAATCGGGACCAGGACGCCGCCCCGAAAGCGGCGGAATGTCGGGATCTGTCCTTGGAATGGCATTTCGTCGGGCAATTGCAGACGAACAAAGTGCGCTCCGTTCTGCGCTACGCCGACCGAGTGCATTCCGTGGACCGGCTCCGGCTCGTCTCCGCACTCTCCGCGGAAGTGGTCAAATCCGGACGTTCCGAACTGGGCTGCCTGATCCAGGTCGGACTGGAATCTGAGACCCCCGAGGGCGAGCACCGCGGCGGCGCGGCTCCCAGTGAGGTCGGAGCGCTGGCGGATGCCGTAGCAGCCGCTCCTGGCTTGCGACTTGACGGAGTGATGGCGGTGGCGCCGTTGGTCGGACCGTTCGCGGGCGACCCGCGCCGTGCCTTCGGGCGTCTGGCGGAAATCGCATCCCGTGTACGGGAGGCGCATCCTGCTGCCACGATGGTCTCTGCCGGGATGTCAGGAGACTTGGAAGAGGCCATTGCTGCCGGTGCGACACACGTGCGCGTCGGTACGGCGGTGCTGGGTGCGCGGCAGGCGCTCCGGTAA
- the ftsZ gene encoding cell division protein FtsZ, whose translation MAAPQNYLAVIKVVGIGGGGVNAINRMIEVGLKGVEFIAINTDAQALLMSDADVKLDVGRELTRGLGAGANPEVGRKAAEDHREEIEEVLKGADMVFVTAGEGGGTGTGGAPVVANIARSLGALTIGVVTRPFTFEGRRRANQAEDGIAQLREEVDTLIVIPNDRLLSISDRQVSVLDAFRSADQVLLSGVQGITDLITTPGLINLDFADVKSVMSGAGSALMGIGSARGEDRAKAAAVMAISSPLLEASIDGARGVLLSISGGSDLGLFEINESAQLVSEAAHPEANIIFGAVIDDALGDEVRVTVIAAGFDGGQPTPIVREPVVRTGTERTNANATPDFPRATGSTAAGRSVHTLGSVPRAEDTPRPAPEPTVPPVPQQAPPRPPYVDSAAEELDVPDFLK comes from the coding sequence GTGGCAGCACCCCAGAACTACCTCGCAGTCATCAAGGTCGTCGGTATCGGCGGCGGCGGCGTGAACGCCATCAACCGGATGATCGAGGTCGGTCTCAAGGGCGTCGAGTTCATCGCGATCAACACCGACGCGCAGGCGCTGCTGATGAGCGACGCCGACGTGAAGCTCGACGTCGGTCGCGAACTCACCCGTGGGCTCGGCGCCGGCGCCAACCCCGAGGTCGGCCGCAAGGCAGCCGAGGACCACCGCGAGGAGATCGAGGAGGTCCTCAAGGGGGCCGACATGGTCTTCGTGACGGCCGGTGAGGGTGGCGGCACAGGCACCGGCGGCGCGCCCGTGGTGGCCAACATCGCCCGCTCGCTCGGCGCCCTGACGATCGGCGTGGTCACGCGCCCGTTCACCTTCGAGGGCCGCCGCCGCGCCAACCAGGCGGAGGACGGCATCGCGCAGCTGCGCGAGGAGGTCGACACGCTGATCGTGATCCCGAACGACCGCCTGCTGTCCATCTCGGACCGCCAGGTCAGCGTGCTGGACGCGTTCCGCTCGGCCGACCAGGTGCTGCTCTCCGGTGTCCAGGGCATCACCGACCTGATCACCACCCCGGGTCTGATCAACCTCGACTTCGCCGACGTCAAGTCGGTCATGAGCGGCGCGGGTTCGGCCCTCATGGGCATCGGCTCGGCGCGCGGCGAGGACCGGGCGAAGGCGGCGGCGGTCATGGCGATCTCCTCGCCGCTGCTGGAGGCGTCCATCGACGGCGCCCGCGGCGTGCTGCTCTCCATCTCCGGCGGCTCGGACCTCGGCCTGTTCGAGATCAACGAGTCCGCCCAGCTGGTCAGCGAGGCGGCGCACCCCGAGGCGAACATCATCTTCGGCGCGGTCATCGACGACGCGCTCGGCGACGAGGTCCGCGTCACCGTCATCGCGGCGGGCTTCGACGGCGGCCAGCCGACCCCGATCGTCCGCGAGCCGGTCGTCCGAACCGGCACCGAGCGCACGAACGCGAACGCGACCCCGGACTTCCCCCGCGCCACGGGCTCGACGGCGGCCGGCCGCAGCGTCCACACGCTGGGCAGCGTGCCGCGCGCCGAGGACACCCCGCGGCCGGCGCCCGAGCCGACCGTCCCCCCGGTCCCGCAGCAGGCGCCTCCGCGCCCGCCGTACGTCGACTCGGCGGCGGAGGAGCTGGACGTCCCGGACTTCCTCAAGTAG
- a CDS encoding cell division protein FtsQ/DivIB → MAEYVGVEEERETPGPDQERPPRPKLKLSRRGIGVICALVAALLGTGVWLVLFSSVFDVRTVSVTGTRVLTADQVLAAARVPLGGPLERLDTDGVADRVRKALPRVDHVVVSTSWPHAVRIAVTERNPVAAVRGTGGSYTLEDAGGVRFATLPKPPTGVPVVQLELSAAGKGALPEFPEQLLVAGAVEVAKVLPTAIAHRTTAVVVHSYDDIELTLSSGATVYWGSPDQSARKAVVLAALMKQDAKGYDVSAPTDPALRS, encoded by the coding sequence GTGGCTGAGTACGTCGGGGTCGAGGAGGAGCGGGAGACCCCGGGGCCGGACCAGGAGCGTCCGCCCCGGCCGAAGCTCAAGCTGTCGCGGCGCGGCATCGGCGTGATCTGCGCCCTGGTCGCCGCGCTGCTGGGCACCGGCGTCTGGCTGGTCCTCTTCTCCTCGGTCTTCGACGTGCGCACGGTCAGCGTGACCGGCACCAGGGTGCTGACCGCGGATCAGGTGCTCGCCGCCGCCCGGGTCCCCCTGGGCGGCCCGCTGGAACGGCTGGACACCGACGGCGTCGCCGACCGCGTCAGGAAGGCGCTGCCGCGGGTCGACCACGTGGTCGTCAGCACCTCCTGGCCGCACGCGGTGCGGATCGCGGTCACCGAGCGCAACCCCGTCGCGGCCGTGCGCGGCACGGGCGGGTCGTACACGCTGGAGGACGCCGGGGGCGTCCGTTTCGCAACCCTGCCGAAGCCGCCGACCGGCGTGCCGGTGGTCCAACTCGAGCTCTCCGCGGCGGGAAAGGGCGCACTGCCGGAATTCCCCGAGCAGCTTCTGGTGGCCGGAGCGGTCGAGGTGGCCAAGGTGTTGCCGACCGCGATAGCGCACCGGACGACCGCGGTCGTCGTTCATTCGTACGACGACATCGAGCTGACGCTGAGCTCGGGGGCGACCGTCTACTGGGGCAGCCCCGATCAGAGCGCGCGCAAAGCCGTGGTGCTGGCGGCCCTGATGAAACAGGACGCGAAGGGATACGACGTGAGCGCACCGACCGATCCGGCGCTGCGATCCTGA
- the pgeF gene encoding peptidoglycan editing factor PgeF, giving the protein MIGQRIDLGWGVRAAFTDRWGGVSVEPFAELNLGGAVGDDPAAVRENRRLAAAALGIDPADVVWMNQVHGAEGFVADGRQADGEAPAVDAVATRVPGLALAVLTADCTPILLADPAAGVVGAAHVGRPGLAKGVADTVVALMRELGAEKITAVVGPSVCGRCYEVPEELRAEVAAGTPEAHAETGWGTPALDIPAGVRAQLARQGVAVREGEAHVCTLESEDHFSYRRAARTGRLASYIWLGGGEK; this is encoded by the coding sequence ATGATCGGGCAGCGGATTGATCTCGGGTGGGGCGTGCGGGCCGCGTTCACCGACAGGTGGGGCGGGGTCAGCGTCGAGCCCTTCGCCGAGCTGAACCTCGGAGGCGCGGTCGGGGACGATCCCGCCGCCGTTCGGGAGAACCGGCGGCTCGCCGCCGCCGCTCTCGGGATCGACCCCGCCGACGTGGTCTGGATGAACCAGGTGCACGGCGCCGAAGGCTTCGTCGCCGACGGCAGGCAGGCGGACGGCGAGGCTCCGGCCGTCGACGCCGTCGCCACCCGGGTTCCGGGCCTGGCCCTGGCCGTGCTCACGGCCGACTGCACGCCGATCCTGCTCGCCGACCCCGCCGCCGGGGTCGTCGGCGCCGCGCACGTCGGACGGCCCGGACTCGCCAAGGGCGTCGCCGACACCGTTGTCGCCCTCATGCGCGAGCTGGGCGCGGAGAAGATCACCGCGGTCGTCGGGCCGAGCGTCTGCGGCCGCTGCTACGAGGTGCCGGAGGAGCTTCGCGCCGAGGTCGCCGCCGGAACGCCGGAGGCGCACGCCGAGACCGGCTGGGGCACGCCCGCACTCGACATCCCCGCCGGAGTCCGCGCGCAGCTGGCGCGGCAGGGTGTGGCGGTGCGGGAGGGGGAGGCCCACGTCTGCACCCTCGAGTCCGAGGACCATTTCTCCTATCGCCGTGCGGCGCGCACCGGTCGGTTGGCGAGCTACATCTGGCTGGGCGGCGGAGAAAAGTGA
- a CDS encoding cell division protein SepF, which produces MAGAMRKMAVYLGLVEDDGYDAQGYDPDDEDYGPEPEPMRTGRTEEVPRPAAAPVAAPVAASAVVAPMRAPEPRIAPVASITPERRLLEKSAPVITSKTGSDREPYRITTLHPRTYNEARTIGEHFRDSTPVIMNLTEMDDTDAKRLVDFAAGLVFGLHGSIERVTQKVFLLSPANVDVTAEDKARIAEGGFFNQS; this is translated from the coding sequence ATGGCCGGCGCGATGCGCAAGATGGCGGTCTACCTCGGTCTCGTGGAGGACGATGGTTACGACGCTCAGGGTTACGACCCTGACGACGAGGACTACGGCCCCGAGCCCGAGCCGATGCGGACCGGACGCACCGAGGAGGTGCCCCGCCCCGCCGCGGCTCCCGTCGCCGCGCCGGTGGCCGCCTCGGCCGTCGTCGCCCCCATGCGTGCTCCCGAACCGCGGATCGCGCCAGTGGCGTCCATCACACCCGAACGTCGTCTTCTGGAGAAGAGCGCACCGGTGATCACGTCCAAGACCGGCTCCGACCGGGAGCCTTACCGCATCACCACGCTGCACCCGCGCACCTACAACGAAGCCCGTACCATCGGGGAACACTTCCGTGACAGCACTCCTGTGATCATGAATCTCACGGAGATGGACGACACGGACGCCAAGCGCCTCGTAGACTTCGCGGCTGGACTCGTCTTCGGGCTTCACGGCAGCATCGAGCGCGTGACGCAGAAGGTGTTCCTGCTGTCTCCTGCTAACGTCGATGTAACGGCGGAGGACAAGGCACGGATCGCCGAGGGCGGGTTCTTCAACCAGAGCTGA
- the ftsW gene encoding putative lipid II flippase FtsW: MPQANVATFRSTARFGAVKGAWERFQRGLERPLTPYYLILGSAALILVLGLVMVFSASQIQARLDGLPFDYYFKKQLISIVIGGGLLYLAVRMPARAHRALAYPLLLGVLALLLAVMVPGIGVAVNGNRNWIRLGGFFQIQPSEFAKLALVLWAADLLARKQQMKTLGEWKHLLIPLVPMGLLLLALVLAGGDMGTAMIICALLFGLLWLAGAPTRLFTMSAVLALLASAALIITVPHRLNRLSCIGATHVAKDGSCFQAVHGIWALASGGLFGAGLGGSIEKWGQLPEPHTDFIFAVTGEELGLAGTVSVLVLFAALGYAGIRVAVRTKEPFIRYAAGGATTWIMAQATINIGAVLGLLPIAGVPLPMFSYGGSALLPTMFAIGMLLCFARSEPGAKAAFAARSRRNRRKGNKQARRRFLRLPHKER, from the coding sequence GTGCCGCAGGCGAATGTCGCGACCTTCCGGTCCACCGCCCGGTTCGGGGCCGTGAAGGGGGCGTGGGAGAGGTTCCAGCGCGGGCTGGAACGGCCTTTGACGCCGTACTACCTGATCCTCGGGTCCGCCGCGCTGATCCTCGTGCTCGGGCTGGTGATGGTCTTCTCGGCGTCCCAGATCCAGGCCAGGCTCGACGGACTGCCCTTCGACTACTACTTCAAGAAGCAGCTGATCTCCATCGTCATCGGAGGCGGCCTGCTCTACCTCGCCGTACGCATGCCCGCACGGGCGCACCGCGCGCTCGCCTACCCGCTGCTGCTCGGCGTCCTCGCCCTCCTGCTCGCCGTGATGGTTCCCGGCATCGGCGTCGCCGTGAACGGCAACAGGAACTGGATCAGGCTCGGCGGCTTCTTCCAGATCCAGCCCTCCGAGTTCGCCAAGCTCGCGCTCGTCCTCTGGGCGGCCGACCTCCTCGCGCGTAAACAGCAGATGAAGACTCTCGGCGAGTGGAAGCACCTGCTCATCCCGCTCGTCCCGATGGGACTCCTGCTGCTCGCGCTCGTGCTCGCCGGCGGTGACATGGGCACCGCGATGATCATCTGCGCGCTGCTCTTCGGCCTGCTGTGGCTGGCCGGCGCGCCCACGCGCCTGTTCACCATGTCGGCGGTGCTCGCGCTGCTGGCCAGCGCCGCTCTCATCATCACCGTGCCGCACCGGCTCAACCGGCTGTCCTGCATCGGGGCGACCCACGTCGCCAAGGACGGCTCCTGTTTCCAGGCCGTGCACGGCATCTGGGCGCTCGCCTCCGGCGGGCTGTTCGGGGCCGGACTCGGCGGCAGCATCGAGAAGTGGGGCCAACTTCCGGAGCCCCACACCGACTTCATCTTCGCCGTCACGGGTGAGGAACTGGGTCTGGCGGGGACCGTGTCCGTCCTCGTTCTCTTCGCGGCACTAGGGTATGCGGGTATCCGCGTGGCCGTACGCACGAAGGAGCCGTTCATCAGGTACGCAGCGGGAGGCGCCACCACCTGGATCATGGCCCAGGCCACGATCAACATTGGTGCGGTGCTGGGACTTCTGCCCATCGCGGGCGTCCCCCTCCCGATGTTCTCCTATGGCGGGTCCGCGCTGCTGCCGACCATGTTCGCGATCGGCATGCTGCTCTGCTTCGCACGCAGCGAGCCGGGGGCGAAGGCGGCGTTCGCCGCACGGAGCAGGCGCAACAGGCGTAAGGGAAACAAGCAGGCGCGGCGCCGGTTCCTCCGGCTGCCCCACAAGGAGCGGTGA
- the mraY gene encoding phospho-N-acetylmuramoyl-pentapeptide-transferase, which yields MKAILFAAAIGLFLSLVGTPVLIRILARHGYGQMIRDDGPQAHHSKRGTPTMGGIAFILATLVAYAMTHLIMGSKPTASGLLVLFLFAGMGLVGFLDDYIKIVKQRSLGLRAKAKMAGQLIVGIVFAVGALRFPDHAGTTPASTKLSFVTDFGWSLGPVLFALWAIFMILAMSNGVNLTDGLDGLATGASVMVFGAYVFIGIWEYGQTCGSALTAGAQCYQVRDPLDLAVVAAGLMGACFGFLWWNTSPAKIFMGDTGSLALGGALAGLAICSHTEMLLAILGGLFVLITLSVIIQVSSFRMTGKRVFKMAPLQHHFELKGWSEVLIVVRFWIIQGLCVAVGLGLFYAGWVTSS from the coding sequence ATGAAGGCGATCCTCTTCGCCGCCGCGATCGGACTCTTCCTTTCGCTGGTCGGCACCCCGGTGCTGATCCGGATCCTGGCCCGCCACGGGTACGGCCAGATGATCCGCGACGACGGTCCGCAGGCCCACCACAGCAAGCGCGGCACGCCCACGATGGGTGGCATCGCGTTCATCCTCGCGACGCTGGTCGCGTACGCGATGACGCACCTGATCATGGGCAGCAAGCCCACCGCGTCCGGGCTGCTGGTGCTCTTCCTCTTCGCGGGGATGGGCCTGGTCGGCTTCCTGGACGACTACATCAAGATCGTCAAGCAGCGCTCGCTCGGTCTGCGCGCCAAGGCCAAGATGGCCGGGCAGCTGATCGTCGGCATCGTCTTCGCGGTCGGCGCGCTTCGCTTCCCCGACCACGCCGGGACCACGCCCGCCTCCACCAAGCTCTCCTTCGTGACCGACTTCGGCTGGTCGCTGGGCCCGGTGCTGTTCGCCCTCTGGGCGATCTTCATGATCCTGGCCATGTCCAACGGCGTGAACCTCACCGACGGTCTGGACGGCCTGGCCACCGGCGCCTCGGTGATGGTCTTCGGCGCCTACGTCTTCATCGGCATCTGGGAGTACGGCCAGACCTGCGGCTCCGCGCTGACCGCCGGGGCCCAGTGCTACCAGGTCCGCGACCCGCTCGACCTGGCGGTGGTCGCGGCCGGGCTGATGGGCGCCTGCTTCGGCTTCCTGTGGTGGAACACCTCGCCCGCGAAGATCTTCATGGGCGACACCGGCTCGCTGGCCCTCGGCGGCGCGCTGGCCGGCCTGGCGATCTGCTCGCACACCGAGATGCTGCTCGCCATCCTCGGCGGACTCTTCGTGCTGATCACCCTCTCCGTGATCATCCAGGTCAGCTCGTTCCGCATGACCGGCAAGCGCGTCTTCAAGATGGCGCCGCTCCAGCACCACTTCGAGCTGAAGGGCTGGTCGGAGGTCCTGATCGTGGTCCGGTTCTGGATCATCCAGGGTCTGTGCGTCGCCGTCGGCCTCGGCCTCTTCTACGCTGGCTGGGTCACGTCCTCGTGA